Below is a genomic region from Verrucomicrobiota bacterium JB022.
TCGATCGTGCTGGTGTCGTTAAAGCCTCGACGGTTGTGCAGGTAGTCGACGGAGAGCCCGGAGCGTTCGGCAATCTCGTCGATGTAGGGCTGCGTCGCCTCGCTCGTCTCGTCCCACGCGTCCAGGGTGCCTGGAGCGAGTTGATTCTCCCACTCGATGTCTGCCGTGATCCGGTCGACGATGCCCCAGTCGCCTTCATTTTCCACGCGCTTGGCCCGGCTGGTGATCGTGGTGGTGTCGCCGCCAGAGCGGGCGTTCTCTCTGGTTGCTTCAAACCAGTTGACCTTCACGATCAGCTTTTCCTCCAGCAGGAAGAGCGAAAAGCCGTAGTCTTCTCCTTCCCCTGTCGGCATGGGTAAGGACTGCAGGTAGAGGTCGACCGCCTCTTCTTCGGGCTCGAAGTTGTCGGACTTGTTGTAGTGGAAGCTCAGCCAGTCGACCGGACGCACCACGACGCCCATGGTTTTGGTGGTGCCGGAAACCTCGCTGAAGTAACGGTCGTCCCAGGTGTTCAAGGCGTAGTCGATGCCGCTGCGATAACCGTAATCGTTGATTACGGGGCTGAGGGAGCGACGGCTCGTCTGCGTGTCGTGGCGCCAGCCCATAGTGGTAATGATACGGTCTTTCCAGAAGTAGCTTTGCAACGCCCCGGCGTAGGATTCGAGCTCGAGCTCTTCACGGTTTGCCCCGTGCAGCAGCAGGCCTCCCATCGTGTTTTCGTAGACCCACTCCCCCATCGGCCGCCCACCCGCCACCGGATAGGTGGGGTCTCCGTCGCGGACCAGCTGGTTGTTCGCGTCGAGCATGGGGGCGAAGTGGCGCACGGTGGAGACGTATTGCTGACCGATGACCCCACTGGGGTACTCGTTGCCGGGCGTGGCGGGGCTGGAGAACGTAAAGACCGGCCCGGTGCCGTACTGCACCTGCGCGTCGTTCCCCACGTAGAAGATCCGGTTGAACGATTTTTGCACGTTGCCGCCGCCGTGCTTGTTGCTATTGGGGCTACTGATCCAGTCGTGGTAGGACGTGATGGCCTCGCGCCAGCGATAGGACTCCGTCTCGATGCTGCGGTATTGGCCGAGGCCCATCAGGTTGTGACGCCCCAGCCACTTCGACCACCCCTCGTTTTTGGTGAAGTCTATGTTATAGGCAACGGTCCCGCGGATTGTATCGTTGATCTCAAAACGGTCGTTGAGGTCGGGTTCCCAAATTTCGACGTAAGGCTTGAGGAAATAGGGGTTGGGCGTGCCATCGAGCAAGGTCTCGTTGACATCCACAAACAGGCTGGAAGCGCGTCCATTGAGCGAGGTGGAGGTGCGGCGGGAAAAATCTTCGCGGCGGGCGGCCACCTCCACGAACAGGTTGTCGAGGATCTGCTGCTCGAGTGTCAATTCGTACATCTCGGCGTCATCTTCGCCCAGGTTGCCAGAGAGGAGGTTCACTTCTTCCCAGTCGTAGATCGATTGGTCGCTGATCCCCGGCGAAATGAAGAGCGGCGACTCGTATTCGTAGGTATTGGAAACCAGCATCTGCTCGACCTCCATCTTCGACTCGGCGATGTTCTTTACCGCCAGCCGCTGCTGCATCCGGATGGGCTGCTGCGGGTTGCCATTGACGCTGTAATAGGCACCGTTGTCGACGAGGAAGGTCGGGCGGGTCGCGTTGGCCTGCGGGATCAGCCCATTGTTGGACGCAGCCAGGACTGCATCGACGGAGGCCGACGAAAGTGGGATCTGCTGCCCGTTGAGCGACACCATCATCGTAGATGGGTTGAAGGTGGGGCTGCCTGCCTCACGCCAGGGCGTCACATAGTCCTGAGGCGTGACGACGGTCGCGCGCTGGTATTCGTTGTTGAGGTTCTCATACGAGGCGCGAATCGTCGTGCCTTCGAAGGGCTTGTAGGTGCCGGTGACGAAGTATCGGCGCGTGGTGTCCTCGGTTGGATCCTGCTGGAACCCTTTGTCGTGGTAGACCCCCGCGACGCGGATCGCCAGCTTGTCTTCGATAATCGGCGTGCCGTAGTTGAAGCTCGCCCGAAAGTCGTCGAACGACCCTACCCGCAACGAGACCTCGCCCTTTGCCTCCGCATTCACGTAAGCGCGCATGGTACTGACGTTGACGAGGCCAGACGGGCTCCCGAGGCCATAAAGCACCGAATTCGGGCCGCGATTGATGGTGAGACGCTCAACGTTGTAAGCGTCGACCGGAATTGACCTGAGGCTGATAAAGTAATTCACCCCGCGCTCAGGTGCCGACAGCCCTCGCATCCGGTTGGCATCCTGTGGGCTCTGTTGAGCAGTCTGAGTCACGCCGCCGGAGCGGTCGATTTCGTAGGCGGTGTAGGTGTGGGTGCCCTCTACGCCGGCTTCATAGAGGAATACATCGTTGAGGTCGACGGAGGCCGTATCCTGCAGTTGCTGTGGCGTCACGACCGAGATCGACGATGCCAGATCCGCGATCCGTGAGTTCATCCGCGTGCCGGCCAAGGTGCTGGATGCATAATAGCCGACATCGTTTTCGCCGGTGGTGACTTCAAAAGGGGAAAGGTCGAACACTTCTTCTTCAGAGGCCTGTTGCCCCTGCGCCCACATCATGGGCAGAAGTGTGAAATAAGACATAGCAGTAGCGAGACGCCGCCGGGGTGTGCGGCCAAACATGGATGACAACATAGGGTTTAGTTTGTAGGAGTAGGGTTTAGATTCCAGACCGCCAAGCCCACACTCAAGCGGCTGCCGATTTCGGCAATGACGATCTGGGGTTAAACATTTAGCATCACCTCACGGGACTTGAGACCTCCGAATGCGATTCTGGTATCACTCATATCCGACACCAGACCAGGGGTTGATCATAAAAGCCTCACGAGGTAGCCACATCTTAGTATCCACATTCTAGATTGAAAAATCATTTCTGCATCTGACCGTCCGATTTCGCAAAACACAATCTACGTAAGCTGCTTGCAATAAATTAAATACACTAATATGTGCAAATTCCTGATCCTGCTATCGATAACAATACCTAGATTACAAGACTCAAATAAAAATCTGGAAAATCACCCCAGAATATCACTCTAATTACGCGACAATCCATAAGGATTTCAGCCTAAATAGAAATTTTAAGAAATTGAAATCATTAGAAATGATAAAACGACATACAGGAAGCCTTACATCTTCATGCTCCTGACAACATCACAAACCTTGTCCCATATTGCTAGAATCCTATAATTCAGCAGACAAGAAGACACGAGGCTTGGTTAAAGACGAAAGCCCACAAGAGAAAGACGGTTGAAGCCCACCTTGGCGGCGAGTTCCTGAGGCGCTCAATTGGAGCGCTACGGCCGAGATTTCAACGAACTGTTGGACGATCGTAAACAGCTGCGTTAGTCACATCGTTGCGCAAGCCTCGACCATGCCACAATCACCCTCACCTTAAACTATACCTATCTGCGCAAGTTTTAGATAGACACCGTGCCGCAAATGAGCCATTATGCCCACACCTCCGACATGAAAGACATTAGTCTCCACGAGTTCTGGGCGAAGACGGATGAAACGGGGCAACCCGCCCTCTCGGTGAGGGATCATTGCCTGAATGTGGGAGCGGTGGCGCAGGCTTTGAGGGAAGGGCTGCCGCCCGGGCTCCGGGCGCAACTGCCGGACGGTGCGGTGAGCTTGGTAGCTTGCCACGATGTGGGCAAGATATCTCCGGGCTTCCAGCTCAAGAGCCCTGCGTGGGCACGCACTTATGGCGGCCTTTGCAAAACAGTAGCAGCGGCCTATCAGGACAACCATAGTCTCACGGGCTTCGATGCCTTGTTCAGCCACTACAGCCGAGAAGGCAAAGCGCCAGCGTGGCTGCTGGCGGTGGGCGGGCACCATGGCAAATACCTGATCGTAAAGCTACGACCATATGAGGAGGCCCCCAGCGGACAAGAGGTTTTTGTGACGCATCGGGAGCAACTGATCCGCGAATTGGTTGCACATTTTGGGGCGTTACCGACTGAGGCGATCAAGCCAAAGGCACCCCGCGTCCACTGGTTTACCGGCTTCATGATCCTGGCGGACTGGATTGGTTCGAGCCCGGAATGGTTCCCGCTCAACGAACCGGAGGCCTTGACCCGCGAGGTGGCGGTCGAGCGCGCCCAACGGGCGCTGGCGGACTTGGGTTGGGCTCGGCGGGGCGTGAAGGCCGGGCAGTCATTTGCCGAACTCTTTTCGCCTGACCCCGTTCGGCAACCGTTTCAGCCGCGTCCCCTTCAGCAAACACTGCTGGAGTCGGTGGATGCACCCGGGCTCTACATCGTCGAAGCCCCGATGGGCGAAGGCAAAACCGAGGCGGCGCTGGCCCTCGCCTATGCCCGTTGGAGCGAGGGCGAAGAGCGGGGGCTCTATTTTGCGCTGCCCACCCAGTTGACGAGCAACCGCATTCAGGAGCGGGTCGAGCGCTTCCTGCAACGGGTGGTGGCGGAGCCTTCGGTCGTGGCGCTCATCCACGGCTCGGCCTGGCTTTCCGAACGCCGCAGCACGGTGGTGCAGCCCCAGGACGACGACAATACGCTCAGCGCCCACCAGTGGTTTTCGGACAACCGCAAAAACCTGCTGCAC
It encodes:
- a CDS encoding TonB-dependent receptor plug domain-containing protein, with the translated sequence MSYFTLLPMMWAQGQQASEEEVFDLSPFEVTTGENDVGYYASSTLAGTRMNSRIADLASSISVVTPQQLQDTASVDLNDVFLYEAGVEGTHTYTAYEIDRSGGVTQTAQQSPQDANRMRGLSAPERGVNYFISLRSIPVDAYNVERLTINRGPNSVLYGLGSPSGLVNVSTMRAYVNAEAKGEVSLRVGSFDDFRASFNYGTPIIEDKLAIRVAGVYHDKGFQQDPTEDTTRRYFVTGTYKPFEGTTIRASYENLNNEYQRATVVTPQDYVTPWREAGSPTFNPSTMMVSLNGQQIPLSSASVDAVLAASNNGLIPQANATRPTFLVDNGAYYSVNGNPQQPIRMQQRLAVKNIAESKMEVEQMLVSNTYEYESPLFISPGISDQSIYDWEEVNLLSGNLGEDDAEMYELTLEQQILDNLFVEVAARREDFSRRTSTSLNGRASSLFVDVNETLLDGTPNPYFLKPYVEIWEPDLNDRFEINDTIRGTVAYNIDFTKNEGWSKWLGRHNLMGLGQYRSIETESYRWREAITSYHDWISSPNSNKHGGGNVQKSFNRIFYVGNDAQVQYGTGPVFTFSSPATPGNEYPSGVIGQQYVSTVRHFAPMLDANNQLVRDGDPTYPVAGGRPMGEWVYENTMGGLLLHGANREELELESYAGALQSYFWKDRIITTMGWRHDTQTSRRSLSPVINDYGYRSGIDYALNTWDDRYFSEVSGTTKTMGVVVRPVDWLSFHYNKSDNFEPEEEAVDLYLQSLPMPTGEGEDYGFSLFLLEEKLIVKVNWFEATRENARSGGDTTTITSRAKRVENEGDWGIVDRITADIEWENQLAPGTLDAWDETSEATQPYIDEIAERSGLSVDYLHNRRGFNDTSTIEAEGIEFSVDYNPTRNWNIKFTATKQKSVESEVAPSTQRWLFGDGSLDDPEPGSRLYIWQNAQVRNEDNTATVNWWTHQWPNMAQTLGSTPEEWYTGVVEAPLRLLTATQGTSRPQIREWRWSLLTNYRFIDGPLDGVGIGGSVRWEDKASIGYYGLENPDTGIIDRYDPSRPIWDDDNYYFDFWASYSRPIFNDRFGFKIQLNVRDAFEDGGLKVIRANPDGSPSVYRIQQPRTFFLTTTLSF